In the Myxococcota bacterium genome, one interval contains:
- a CDS encoding response regulator transcription factor, which yields MTPIRVAVADHHPVVRKGLEVVMGDRPDLAIVGTAVDRQSAIDLCRKESPEVLLTGISLPGPSIFEMLQVLRREKSPTQVLVFSGRSEEDYALSCMDAGAAGFVSKEQSPEEILDAVTKVAAGQRVVSAAVSAQLAARVLGGSEDPVAHQRLSTREFEVFLLLGSGNSVGVIARRLGISPKTVSTHRANICEKTGLATNAEIIRYVVARELA from the coding sequence ATGACGCCGATTCGGGTCGCGGTCGCTGACCACCACCCCGTCGTCCGCAAAGGTCTCGAGGTCGTCATGGGCGATCGCCCGGACCTCGCGATCGTGGGAACTGCAGTCGATCGCCAGTCGGCCATCGATCTCTGCCGCAAGGAATCCCCGGAGGTCCTCCTGACGGGGATCTCGCTCCCTGGCCCGAGCATCTTCGAGATGCTGCAGGTCTTGCGCCGGGAGAAGTCGCCGACCCAGGTGCTCGTCTTCAGCGGTCGCAGCGAAGAGGACTACGCCCTCTCGTGCATGGACGCGGGAGCCGCCGGGTTCGTTTCGAAGGAACAGTCGCCCGAGGAGATCCTCGATGCCGTGACGAAGGTGGCCGCGGGACAGCGCGTCGTCAGCGCTGCGGTCAGCGCGCAGCTCGCCGCCCGGGTTCTCGGCGGTTCCGAAGACCCGGTCGCCCATCAGCGCCTCTCGACCCGTGAGTTCGAGGTGTTCCTGTTGCTCGGGAGCGGGAACAGCGTGGGCGTGATCGCCCGACGACTGGGCATCAGCCCCAAGACGGTGAGTACCCATCGCGCGAACATCTGCGAGAAGACCGGCCTCGCGACGAATGCGGAGATCATTCGCTACGTGGTCGCAAGAGAACTTGCGTGA
- a CDS encoding amidohydrolase family protein, with protein MSAEAPYVVITGDTHAGASIDAYREYLDPSERAEFDEWRGAYRNPSKKHLGSKKTKNWDSEERRRDLESDGVVAEVLFPNTVPPFYEKAFHVAPPAKPDQYRRWRAGTRAHNRWLAEFCAEEPDRRAGIGLIHLNDVDEAVEDVEWIAKHGLRGGILLPLPALDDTHIAQLTSPSYERLWAAIQDHDLVINQHSGQGCPNYAGEPGGDALWVLEMPFFVQRGFCQLIWSGVFERYPRLRYILTESGCAWAPPLLRRMDGIYMGMKAGMMGEIDMSSSYLLSEPPSFYAKRNCYYGASFPSPEDIEGREIVGVDHILWGNDYPHYEGCYPYSRENMRLAFADVSPREVQKMLGENAAALYGFDLEKLRPAAERLGITPALVREPLDEIPEDSACPTFQKARFAKAGLSLF; from the coding sequence GTGTCCGCAGAAGCTCCCTATGTCGTCATCACGGGTGACACCCACGCCGGCGCGTCGATCGACGCCTACCGCGAGTACCTGGATCCTTCCGAGCGGGCCGAGTTCGACGAATGGCGGGGCGCCTACCGGAACCCCTCGAAGAAGCACCTCGGCAGCAAGAAGACCAAGAACTGGGATTCGGAGGAGCGCCGGCGCGACCTCGAATCCGACGGCGTCGTCGCCGAAGTGCTGTTCCCCAACACGGTTCCACCCTTCTACGAGAAGGCCTTCCACGTGGCACCGCCGGCGAAACCCGACCAGTACCGGCGCTGGCGAGCGGGCACGCGGGCCCACAACCGCTGGCTCGCCGAGTTCTGCGCGGAGGAGCCCGACCGCCGCGCCGGTATCGGGTTGATCCACCTGAACGACGTCGACGAGGCGGTCGAGGACGTCGAATGGATCGCGAAGCACGGGCTGCGCGGCGGCATCCTGCTGCCGCTGCCGGCGCTCGACGACACCCACATCGCCCAGCTGACGTCACCGAGCTACGAGCGTTTGTGGGCGGCGATCCAGGACCACGACCTCGTGATCAACCAGCACTCGGGTCAGGGGTGTCCGAACTACGCGGGTGAGCCCGGCGGCGACGCGCTCTGGGTGCTCGAGATGCCCTTCTTCGTGCAGCGCGGTTTCTGCCAGCTCATCTGGAGCGGCGTCTTCGAGCGCTACCCGCGGCTCCGGTACATCCTCACCGAGTCGGGCTGTGCCTGGGCTCCGCCACTCCTGCGCCGGATGGACGGGATCTACATGGGCATGAAGGCCGGCATGATGGGGGAGATCGACATGTCGTCGTCGTACCTGCTCTCGGAGCCGCCCAGCTTCTACGCGAAGCGCAACTGCTACTACGGCGCGAGCTTCCCCTCGCCCGAGGACATCGAAGGGCGCGAGATCGTGGGTGTCGATCACATCTTGTGGGGGAACGACTATCCCCACTACGAGGGCTGCTACCCGTACTCGCGCGAGAACATGCGACTGGCCTTCGCCGACGTGAGTCCGCGCGAGGTGCAGAAGATGCTCGGCGAGAACGCGGCCGCGCTCTACGGTTTCGATCTCGAGAAGCTGCGCCCTGCGGCCGAGCGTCTCGGCATCACGCCCGCGCTCGTCCGCGAGCCGCTGGACGAGATCCCGGAAGACTCGGCCTGCCCGACCTTCCAGAAGGCGCGCTTCGCCAAGGCCGGACTCTCGCTCTTCTGA
- a CDS encoding response regulator transcription factor — MGTRVLLADHHVMFRDAVRALIESNAGCEVVGEASDGHEALAALEQVTPDLVVIETTLPRLPGTEVARRSKGNGSHARFLFLSTRNGRKPVEEAFQSGACGYLCKSDSAKDLLTAIEATRRGQTYLSPSVTGHLVDIAVGRGATEGNGSSLTSRELEILQLIAEGMSSKEIAAALHVSVRTVDSHRANLMEKLGIRKVSGLVRYAIREGLLQP; from the coding sequence GTGGGTACTCGAGTTCTTCTCGCGGATCACCACGTCATGTTCCGTGACGCGGTGCGAGCCCTGATCGAGAGCAACGCGGGATGCGAGGTCGTGGGGGAGGCTTCCGACGGACACGAAGCCCTGGCGGCTCTGGAGCAGGTCACGCCGGACCTGGTCGTGATCGAGACGACGCTGCCCAGACTGCCGGGCACGGAAGTCGCCCGACGGTCGAAGGGGAATGGCAGCCACGCGCGCTTCCTGTTCCTGTCGACGCGGAACGGACGCAAGCCGGTCGAGGAAGCGTTCCAGTCCGGCGCGTGCGGCTACCTCTGCAAGAGTGACTCGGCGAAGGACCTGTTGACGGCGATCGAAGCGACGCGCCGGGGGCAGACCTACCTCTCGCCGAGTGTCACGGGTCATCTGGTCGACATCGCCGTCGGCCGCGGGGCCACCGAGGGCAACGGCAGCAGTCTGACGAGCCGCGAGCTCGAGATCCTGCAGCTGATCGCCGAGGGCATGTCGAGCAAGGAGATCGCGGCCGCGCTGCACGTGTCGGTGCGCACCGTCGACAGCCATCGGGCGAACCTGATGGAGAAGCTCGGCATTCGGAAGGTGTCGGGGCTGGTCCGCTACGCGATTCGCGAAGGGTTGCTGCAACCCTGA
- a CDS encoding SH3 domain-containing protein: protein MPVLPKPVTRTPVLNWVQARFADGTHFVSDAPPDCASELERGFPMSATSGPPGTTARLDVGTRRLEDGQPVYFFRYADGAGVSIQHVVVAADLPDAAAAEAIEAAFAVRYGAPLTARLDGLAGHLRRLRVSEATATLAELFLSAEDTPAAPRASKSVARPPARRPRDPSTVPWLIAVAAVGVAAWLGGSGVTPRVPELAPSAPDETAPRLPAVAAPPPLLELADPGEVERLGLQLVAARRRHAQELEARDARIASLESAVKELEEAEDLPAAAPQKPAPAPQSKRDAGGTPARVTASVLWVREGPSSDHKKVMGLVRGTPVRMDSQRRDGWARILHPAKGWAAARYLGDVSLGDPSVEPPRPAAKRKPRPVPADTPAAAAPAVPAPGAARLTPGFATEPGDLLGFGDPRELVSEPDERADIWP from the coding sequence ATGCCGGTCTTGCCGAAGCCGGTCACGCGCACACCCGTGCTGAACTGGGTGCAGGCCCGGTTCGCGGATGGGACCCACTTCGTCTCGGACGCGCCGCCCGACTGTGCCAGCGAACTCGAACGCGGCTTTCCGATGAGCGCGACGTCCGGCCCGCCGGGAACGACGGCGAGGCTCGACGTCGGAACGCGTCGGCTCGAGGACGGGCAGCCCGTCTACTTCTTTCGCTATGCGGACGGGGCGGGCGTCTCGATCCAGCACGTCGTCGTGGCCGCCGACCTGCCCGACGCGGCCGCTGCCGAGGCGATCGAAGCCGCGTTTGCGGTCCGCTACGGCGCTCCCCTGACCGCGCGGCTCGACGGGCTGGCCGGACATCTGCGCCGTCTGCGCGTGAGCGAGGCCACCGCGACCCTGGCCGAGCTCTTCCTTTCCGCCGAGGACACGCCCGCGGCGCCGCGCGCGTCGAAGTCCGTCGCGCGACCGCCCGCGCGCCGACCGCGCGATCCGAGCACCGTGCCCTGGTTGATCGCAGTCGCTGCCGTGGGCGTCGCGGCCTGGCTCGGTGGGTCGGGTGTGACTCCGCGCGTGCCGGAGTTGGCTCCGTCCGCGCCCGATGAAACGGCGCCGCGCCTGCCCGCGGTCGCAGCCCCTCCGCCTCTCCTCGAGCTGGCGGACCCGGGCGAGGTCGAGCGTCTCGGACTCCAGCTCGTGGCGGCGCGTCGTCGGCACGCGCAGGAGCTGGAGGCGCGTGATGCCCGCATCGCTTCGCTCGAGAGCGCGGTGAAGGAGCTCGAAGAGGCCGAGGACCTGCCCGCCGCAGCGCCGCAGAAGCCGGCGCCCGCCCCGCAGTCGAAGCGGGACGCCGGGGGCACACCGGCGCGGGTGACGGCGAGCGTGCTCTGGGTGCGGGAGGGACCGAGTTCGGACCACAAGAAGGTGATGGGGCTCGTGCGGGGAACACCCGTGCGGATGGATTCCCAACGCCGCGATGGCTGGGCCCGGATCCTCCACCCGGCGAAGGGATGGGCGGCGGCGCGATATCTGGGAGACGTGAGTCTGGGCGACCCGTCTGTCGAACCGCCGCGCCCGGCGGCGAAGCGCAAGCCGCGGCCCGTGCCCGCGGACACCCCCGCCGCGGCAGCACCCGCCGTACCGGCTCCCGGCGCGGCTCGGCTGACGCCCGGCTTTGCCACCGAGCCGGGGGATCTGCTGGGCTTCGGCGATCCGCGCGAGCTCGTGTCCGAACCCGACGAACGCGCCGACATCTGGCCCTAG